A region from the Aegilops tauschii subsp. strangulata cultivar AL8/78 chromosome 5, Aet v6.0, whole genome shotgun sequence genome encodes:
- the LOC109740172 gene encoding uncharacterized protein, with protein sequence MAFVPGCVQCGTRSNPCRCKVVGPTLGFVAFVVTGVVEWPLGAAVYLFRRRKGRRIMGHPARVVYPRVTTAIPI encoded by the coding sequence ATGGCGTTCGTGCCTGGGTGCGTGCAGTGCGGGACGCGGAGCAACCCGTGCCGGTGCAAGGTCGTCGGGCCGACGCTGGGATTCGTTGCCTTCGTGGTGACCGGCGTGGTGGAGTGGCCGCTGGGCGCGGCGGTGTACctgttccgccgccgcaagggaCGCCGCATCATGGGACACCCGGCCAGGGTCGTCTACCCGCGCGTCACCACGGCCATCCCCATCTAA